A single region of the Leptothrix cholodnii SP-6 genome encodes:
- a CDS encoding ATP-binding protein, translating into MDSSSPASPLPIAPHGTATTADPPPVAIAGRSLRFRIHLLLVGLMGLFIVALLAQQIEATRTSVREEIIAGNRVAGQLLERVGWVYRLSGPGALLEFLNQLGRVRANEITLRSDAGQELYRSPPPVYKQGRAAPDWFAHWVAPPPQRQVIRLPGGQLVVEADPSRAILDGWDDLMRMATLGGAALVLINVLVFWYVGRTLRPFKTILAGLVRLERGDYAARLPALPGREAASIGNAVNRMAAAVDGQLQARLAAYEAQRTLAESREIARQIEHHTEHERREMARELHDELGQSVTAIRSVANSLVHRLGERDAAGREMAALISSEAARLYEVMHGLIPRLTPLALDSLGLADALADLVGGARQRPGSPQIDLNTQALPAGLDAELALAAYRVVQEALNNALRHSGAARIDIAASADDTGLQITVEDDGAGLPPDWQRPGHYGLRGLRERLRGLGGELQIEGLAAPRSGVRVSASLPLVGPPATPAERPRT; encoded by the coding sequence ATGGACAGCAGCAGCCCCGCATCGCCCTTGCCGATCGCCCCGCACGGCACAGCCACGACGGCCGATCCGCCGCCGGTCGCGATCGCCGGGCGCAGCCTGCGCTTTCGCATCCACCTGCTGCTGGTCGGGCTGATGGGGCTGTTCATCGTGGCGCTGCTGGCGCAGCAGATCGAGGCCACCCGCACCAGCGTGCGCGAGGAGATCATTGCCGGCAACCGCGTCGCCGGCCAGCTGCTCGAACGGGTCGGCTGGGTCTACCGGCTGTCGGGGCCGGGCGCGCTGCTGGAGTTTCTCAACCAGCTCGGCCGGGTGCGTGCCAACGAGATCACGCTGCGCAGCGACGCCGGGCAGGAGCTCTACCGCTCGCCGCCGCCGGTCTACAAGCAGGGCCGCGCGGCGCCCGACTGGTTTGCGCACTGGGTGGCGCCGCCGCCGCAGCGCCAGGTGATCCGCCTGCCGGGCGGGCAGCTGGTGGTCGAGGCCGACCCGTCGCGCGCCATCCTCGACGGCTGGGACGACCTGATGCGCATGGCCACGCTGGGCGGTGCGGCGCTGGTGCTGATCAACGTGCTGGTGTTCTGGTACGTGGGGCGCACGCTGCGGCCGTTCAAGACCATCCTGGCCGGGCTGGTGCGGCTCGAACGCGGCGACTACGCCGCCCGCCTGCCGGCGCTGCCCGGGCGCGAGGCCGCATCGATCGGCAACGCCGTCAACCGCATGGCCGCGGCGGTCGACGGCCAGCTGCAGGCCCGGCTGGCGGCCTACGAGGCGCAGCGAACCCTGGCCGAGAGCCGCGAGATCGCGCGCCAGATCGAGCACCACACCGAACACGAGCGCCGCGAGATGGCGCGCGAGCTGCACGACGAGCTGGGCCAGTCGGTCACGGCAATCCGCAGCGTCGCCAACTCGCTGGTGCACCGGCTCGGCGAGCGCGACGCCGCCGGGCGCGAGATGGCGGCGCTGATCTCCAGCGAGGCGGCGCGGCTCTACGAGGTGATGCACGGCCTGATCCCGCGCCTGACGCCGCTGGCGCTCGACAGCCTGGGCCTGGCCGACGCGCTGGCCGATCTGGTGGGCGGCGCACGCCAGCGCCCGGGCTCGCCGCAGATCGACCTGAACACGCAGGCGCTGCCGGCCGGGCTCGATGCCGAGCTGGCGCTGGCGGCCTACCGCGTGGTGCAGGAGGCGCTCAACAACGCGCTGCGCCACAGCGGCGCCGCTCGCATCGACATCGCCGCCAGCGCCGACGACACCGGCCTGCAGATCACGGTCGAGGACGACGGCGCCGGCCTGCCGCCCGACTGGCAGCGGCCCGGCCACTACGGCCTGCGCGGCCTGCGCGAGCGCCTGCGCGGGCTCGGCGGCGAGCTGCAGATCGAAGGCCTGGCGGCGCCCCGCAGCGGCGTGCGCGTGAGCGCGTCGCTGCCGCTCGTCGGCCCCCCCGCAACCCCAGCCGAAAGGCCCCGAACATGA
- the pqqA gene encoding pyrroloquinoline quinone precursor peptide PqqA, with protein MVLAMTPRAPAPTLHPHQHTLLASLTRTANPIEGDLMTWTTPAACDFRFGFEITMYIAAR; from the coding sequence ATGGTCCTGGCGATGACGCCGCGGGCGCCGGCGCCGACACTTCATCCGCATCAGCACACGCTGCTTGCCTCGTTGACCCGCACCGCCAACCCCATCGAAGGAGACCTCATGACCTGGACCACCCCCGCTGCCTGCGACTTCCGCTTCGGCTTCGAAATCACGATGTACATCGCCGCCCGCTGA
- the pqqB gene encoding pyrroloquinoline quinone biosynthesis protein PqqB: protein MKLLVLGSAAGGGFPQWNCHCDNCRGVRAGAPGLRARTQSSVAVGGPHDWVLVNASPDVLTQLQRAPALNPGRALRDSGIAGVVLVDGQVDHTTGLYMLREGQRPLPLWCTDPVFEDLTQGNPILGVLAHFCGVGRHRIPLDGSSFEVAGVPGLKITALALQSKAAPYSPHREQPVPGDNVGLLFENTASGGRLFYAPGLGAIDAPVWELMNSADVVMVDGTFWTDDEMIRLGLSKKTARDIGHLAQSGEGGMIEQLGRLKPGTRRLLIHINNTNPILDEGSPQRRELDAAGIEVCHDGIEIEF from the coding sequence ATGAAACTGCTCGTGCTCGGTAGCGCCGCCGGTGGCGGCTTCCCGCAGTGGAACTGCCACTGCGACAACTGCCGCGGCGTGCGCGCCGGCGCGCCCGGCCTGCGCGCGCGCACCCAGTCGTCGGTGGCGGTCGGCGGCCCGCACGACTGGGTGCTGGTCAACGCCTCGCCCGATGTGCTGACCCAGCTGCAGCGCGCGCCCGCCCTCAACCCGGGGCGCGCGCTGCGTGACAGCGGCATCGCCGGCGTGGTGCTGGTCGACGGCCAGGTCGACCACACCACCGGCCTCTACATGCTGCGCGAAGGCCAGCGGCCGCTGCCGCTGTGGTGCACCGACCCGGTGTTCGAGGACCTGACGCAGGGCAACCCGATCCTGGGCGTGCTGGCGCATTTCTGCGGTGTCGGCCGGCACCGCATCCCGCTCGACGGCAGTTCGTTCGAGGTCGCCGGCGTGCCGGGCCTGAAGATCACCGCGCTGGCGCTGCAGAGCAAGGCCGCACCGTATTCGCCGCACCGCGAACAGCCCGTGCCCGGCGACAACGTCGGCCTGCTGTTCGAGAACACCGCCAGCGGCGGGCGCCTGTTCTACGCGCCCGGCCTGGGCGCGATCGACGCACCGGTCTGGGAGCTGATGAACAGCGCCGACGTCGTGATGGTCGACGGCACCTTCTGGACCGACGACGAGATGATCCGCCTCGGCCTGTCGAAGAAGACCGCGCGCGACATCGGCCACCTCGCGCAAAGCGGCGAGGGCGGCATGATCGAGCAGCTCGGCCGCCTCAAGCCCGGCACGCGCCGGCTGCTCATCCACATCAACAACACCAACCCGATCCTCGACGAGGGCTCGCCGCAACGCCGCGAGCTTGACGCGGCGGGCATCGAGGTCTGCCACGACGGCATCGAGATCGAGTTCTGA
- the pqqC gene encoding pyrroloquinoline-quinone synthase PqqC — protein sequence MNTSVGNRFGTPFNAPATTRPRDPAAPAWDHVAFEAQLREQGKSYHIHHPFNVMLNTGRATPEQIRGWVANRFYYQIAIPVKDAAVLSNCPDRAVRREWIQRILDHDGFEIGGVKDEGGIEAWIRLGIAVGLTREEITDLRHVIPAVRFAVDAYVNFARHAPWQEAVCSSLTELFAPEIHKQRLATWPEHYGWIESEGLQYFRNRVSQARRDVEQGLAVTLGHFQTRDQQERALEILRFKLDILWAMNDAMAQRYGADA from the coding sequence ATGAACACATCCGTCGGCAACCGTTTCGGCACGCCCTTCAACGCACCGGCCACCACGAGGCCGCGTGACCCGGCCGCACCGGCCTGGGACCACGTCGCCTTCGAGGCGCAGCTGCGCGAGCAGGGCAAGAGCTATCACATCCACCACCCGTTCAACGTGATGCTGAACACGGGCCGCGCGACGCCCGAGCAGATCCGCGGCTGGGTGGCGAACCGTTTCTACTACCAGATCGCCATTCCGGTGAAGGACGCCGCGGTGCTGTCCAACTGCCCGGATCGCGCGGTGCGGCGCGAGTGGATCCAGCGCATCCTCGACCACGACGGCTTCGAGATCGGTGGCGTCAAGGACGAAGGTGGCATCGAGGCCTGGATCCGGCTCGGCATCGCGGTGGGCCTGACGCGCGAGGAGATCACCGACCTGCGCCACGTCATCCCGGCGGTGCGCTTTGCGGTCGACGCCTACGTGAACTTCGCGCGCCACGCGCCTTGGCAGGAGGCGGTGTGCTCGTCGCTCACCGAGCTGTTCGCGCCCGAGATCCACAAGCAGCGCCTGGCCACCTGGCCCGAACACTACGGCTGGATCGAGAGCGAGGGGCTGCAGTATTTCCGCAACCGCGTCAGCCAGGCGCGGCGTGATGTCGAGCAGGGGCTGGCGGTCACGCTCGGTCACTTCCAGACGCGCGATCAGCAGGAGCGCGCGCTCGAGATCCTGCGCTTCAAGCTCGACATTCTGTGGGCGATGAACGATGCGATGGCGCAGCGTTACGGGGCCGACGCATGA
- the pqqD gene encoding pyrroloquinoline quinone biosynthesis peptide chaperone PqqD, translated as MNAPTAERAALTDDSVPSVARGFRLQWEEAQGNHVLLYPEGMVKLNRSAGEILTRCDGVATVAQIVSQLEAAFGASGLRADVEAFLMMAREQRWVTWA; from the coding sequence ATGAACGCGCCCACCGCTGAACGGGCCGCGCTCACCGACGACAGCGTGCCGAGCGTGGCGCGCGGGTTCCGGCTGCAATGGGAAGAAGCGCAAGGCAACCACGTGCTGCTCTACCCCGAGGGCATGGTCAAGCTCAACCGCAGCGCGGGCGAGATCCTGACGCGCTGCGACGGCGTCGCGACGGTGGCTCAGATCGTGAGCCAGCTCGAAGCGGCGTTCGGTGCCAGCGGGCTGCGTGCCGATGTCGAGGCCTTCCTGATGATGGCGCGCGAGCAGCGTTGGGTGACGTGGGCATGA
- the pqqE gene encoding pyrroloquinoline quinone biosynthesis protein PqqE encodes MTNMAASAVAVQPPGPPLWLLAEVTYRCPLHCVFCYNPLDFAAQGKAQELPTADWLRVLREARALGAVQCGFSGGEPLERDDLEEMIAEAHRLGFYTNLLTSGVGLTAQRAAALKAAGLDHIQLSFQDSTRELNDFLSHTKTFGLKQQVGELIKANGWPMVMNVVIHRLNIDHIDRIIAMADALGAEYLELANSQYYSWAHLNRDHLLPTHDQLKRAEAITDEWRVKLADRMKLFFVAPDYHEGTPKKCMNGWGNVFLTITPDGTALPCHTAKMLPGLAFPNVQTSSVREIWQDSEGFNRFRGTGWMKEPCVSCPDKEKDLGGCRCQAFLLANDPAAADPVCPKSPHHGVVKAAVEASEAGAVPVRPLVFRDPKNSKAFVSPVGQS; translated from the coding sequence ATGACGAACATGGCCGCGTCCGCTGTTGCCGTTCAGCCGCCCGGCCCGCCGTTGTGGCTGCTGGCCGAGGTGACCTACCGCTGCCCGCTGCACTGCGTCTTTTGCTACAACCCGCTCGACTTCGCCGCCCAGGGCAAGGCGCAGGAGCTGCCCACCGCCGACTGGCTGCGCGTGCTGCGCGAGGCGCGTGCGCTGGGCGCCGTGCAGTGCGGCTTCTCGGGCGGCGAGCCGCTCGAGCGCGACGACCTCGAGGAGATGATCGCCGAGGCGCACCGGCTCGGTTTCTACACCAACCTGCTGACCTCGGGTGTCGGCCTGACCGCGCAGCGCGCCGCCGCGCTGAAGGCCGCCGGCCTCGACCACATCCAGCTCAGCTTCCAGGACTCGACCCGCGAGCTCAACGACTTCCTGAGCCACACCAAGACCTTCGGCCTGAAGCAGCAGGTCGGCGAGCTGATCAAGGCCAACGGCTGGCCGATGGTGATGAACGTGGTGATCCACCGCCTCAACATCGATCACATCGACCGCATCATCGCGATGGCCGATGCGCTCGGTGCCGAGTACCTCGAACTCGCCAACTCGCAGTACTACTCGTGGGCGCACCTGAACCGCGACCACCTGCTGCCCACGCACGATCAGTTGAAGCGCGCCGAGGCGATCACCGACGAGTGGCGGGTCAAGCTGGCCGACCGCATGAAGCTGTTTTTCGTCGCTCCCGACTACCACGAGGGCACGCCCAAGAAGTGCATGAACGGCTGGGGCAACGTCTTCCTGACCATCACGCCCGACGGCACGGCCTTGCCTTGCCACACCGCCAAGATGCTGCCCGGCCTGGCGTTCCCGAACGTGCAGACGAGCTCGGTGCGCGAGATCTGGCAGGACAGCGAAGGCTTCAACCGCTTTCGCGGCACCGGCTGGATGAAGGAGCCGTGCGTGTCGTGCCCCGACAAGGAAAAGGACCTCGGCGGCTGCCGCTGCCAGGCTTTCCTGCTGGCCAACGACCCGGCCGCGGCCGACCCGGTCTGCCCCAAAAGCCCGCATCACGGCGTGGTCAAGGCGGCGGTCGAGGCCAGCGAAGCGGGTGCGGTGCCGGTGCGACCGCTGGTTTTCCGCGATCCGAAAAATTCGAAGGCTTTCGTCAGCCCGGTCGGGCAGAGCTGA
- a CDS encoding universal stress protein has product MYKHLFVPVDGSELSQRAMDGSIALALQLGARITGFVAEPDLPLSAVSGNVSTFTSRVEAHDARTEAHAYALLGQFEERARTAGVEFSGKHLRTPAVDQAIADAAEESGADMIVMVTHARGTLGELVFGSHTKTLISRTKLPLLVLH; this is encoded by the coding sequence ATGTACAAGCACCTGTTTGTTCCCGTTGATGGCTCCGAACTGTCGCAGCGTGCGATGGACGGCAGCATCGCCCTGGCCTTGCAGCTGGGCGCGCGCATCACCGGTTTCGTGGCCGAGCCCGACCTGCCGCTGTCGGCCGTCAGCGGCAACGTGTCCACCTTCACCAGCCGTGTCGAAGCCCACGACGCCCGCACCGAGGCGCATGCCTACGCGCTGCTCGGCCAGTTCGAGGAGCGTGCCCGCACGGCCGGCGTCGAGTTCAGCGGCAAGCACCTGCGCACCCCCGCGGTGGACCAGGCGATCGCCGATGCCGCCGAGGAATCCGGCGCCGACATGATCGTGATGGTCACGCACGCCCGCGGCACGCTGGGCGAACTGGTGTTCGGCTCGCACACCAAGACGCTGATCTCGCGCACCAAGCTGCCGCTGCTGGTGTTGCACTGA
- a CDS encoding cytochrome C oxidase subunit IV family protein: protein MKTHRRSQAPGATRYPPAPPIRQAPVAHAGQQHPIGLYLRVWLLLFVLSTLSYGVDYVQLQGLLRWSLIVTLMLAKAGLIVAVFMHLAWERLALIVAILLPPLAVLVLVGLMWAEGLHTFVTRGLFFN, encoded by the coding sequence ATGAAGACACACCGCCGATCCCAAGCTCCCGGCGCGACCCGGTACCCGCCCGCCCCGCCGATTCGGCAGGCGCCGGTCGCGCACGCCGGCCAGCAGCACCCGATCGGGCTCTACCTGCGGGTCTGGCTGCTGCTGTTCGTGCTCAGCACGCTGTCGTACGGGGTCGACTACGTGCAGCTGCAAGGCCTGCTGCGCTGGAGCCTGATCGTCACGCTGATGCTGGCCAAGGCCGGCCTGATCGTGGCCGTGTTCATGCACTTGGCGTGGGAACGGCTGGCGCTGATCGTCGCCATCCTGCTGCCACCGCTGGCAGTGCTGGTGCTGGTCGGGCTGATGTGGGCCGAAGGCCTGCACACCTTCGTGACGCGCGGGTTGTTCTTCAACTGA
- a CDS encoding heme-copper oxidase subunit III family protein: protein MRQHHQPLQRHPPPVRLAAISPHAATLTAGGAAPGWPGLRADWSGDRRAFHGVSWGKAMMWFFLLSDTFVFSCFLVGYMTVRLSTTAAWPNPSEVFALQVGGTDVPLLLIAIMTFVLITSSGTMAMAVNCAYRRARRPAALLMLATAALGLLFVSMQAFEWSKLIHEGVRPWSNPMGAAQFGAAFFMITGFHGLHVSAGVIYLIVVALRVLRGHCERSGNYQIVEIAGLYWHFVDLVWVFIFAFFYLW from the coding sequence ATGCGCCAGCACCACCAACCGCTGCAACGCCATCCGCCACCCGTGCGGCTGGCCGCGATCTCGCCACACGCCGCCACGCTCACCGCCGGCGGCGCAGCGCCCGGCTGGCCCGGCCTGCGTGCCGACTGGTCGGGCGACCGACGGGCCTTTCACGGCGTCTCGTGGGGCAAGGCGATGATGTGGTTCTTCCTGCTCAGCGACACCTTCGTCTTCAGCTGCTTCCTGGTCGGCTACATGACGGTGCGGCTGTCCACCACCGCGGCCTGGCCGAACCCGAGCGAGGTGTTCGCGCTGCAGGTGGGCGGCACCGACGTGCCGCTGCTGCTGATCGCGATCATGACCTTCGTGCTCATCACCAGCAGCGGCACGATGGCGATGGCCGTCAACTGCGCCTACCGCCGCGCGCGCCGCCCGGCCGCCCTGCTGATGCTGGCCACCGCGGCGCTGGGCCTGCTGTTCGTGTCGATGCAGGCCTTCGAGTGGAGCAAGCTGATCCACGAAGGCGTGCGGCCCTGGTCCAACCCGATGGGCGCGGCGCAGTTCGGCGCGGCGTTCTTCATGATCACCGGCTTCCACGGCCTGCACGTCAGCGCCGGCGTGATCTACCTGATCGTGGTGGCGCTGCGCGTGCTGCGCGGCCACTGCGAACGCAGCGGCAACTACCAGATTGTCGAGATCGCCGGCCTGTACTGGCACTTCGTCGACCTGGTGTGGGTGTTCATCTTCGCGTTCTTCTACCTGTGGTGA
- a CDS encoding cytochrome c oxidase subunit 3 has protein sequence MSRIVIPASATHPRASAPAPQRPHPTPLHADNVSVGLWLLMAVIGVLFALFALAYVMRMAQGDASSIALPWLLWPSTALLLAASVAMQSARRAVRRAQHRPARQRLLAAAALACGFLVTQFGAWQALADAAVTPAGNPAASFFYLLTALHGLHVAGGLVAWEHSWRAITQGRQDEPDGDLRASAWRVALCARYWHFLLLVWLGLLGLLGGVTPELARAICGV, from the coding sequence ATGAGCCGGATCGTCATCCCCGCCAGCGCGACGCATCCGCGCGCCTCGGCACCCGCGCCGCAGCGGCCGCACCCCACGCCGCTGCACGCCGACAACGTCAGCGTCGGCCTGTGGCTGCTGATGGCGGTGATCGGCGTGCTGTTCGCGCTGTTCGCGCTGGCCTACGTGATGCGCATGGCGCAGGGCGATGCGTCGTCGATCGCGCTGCCGTGGCTGCTCTGGCCCAGCACCGCGCTGCTGCTGGCGGCCAGCGTGGCGATGCAGTCGGCGCGCCGGGCTGTCCGGCGCGCGCAGCACCGGCCGGCCCGCCAGCGGCTGCTGGCCGCGGCAGCGCTGGCGTGCGGTTTCCTGGTCACGCAGTTCGGCGCCTGGCAGGCCCTGGCCGACGCCGCGGTGACCCCCGCCGGCAACCCGGCGGCGAGCTTCTTCTACCTGCTCACCGCCCTGCACGGCCTGCACGTGGCCGGCGGCCTGGTGGCGTGGGAGCACAGCTGGCGCGCCATCACGCAGGGCCGGCAAGACGAGCCGGACGGCGACTTGCGCGCCTCGGCCTGGCGCGTCGCGCTGTGCGCGCGCTACTGGCATTTCCTGCTGCTGGTGTGGCTGGGCCTGCTCGGCCTGCTGGGCGGCGTCACGCCCGAACTGGCGCGGGCGATCTGCGGCGTCTGA
- the ctaD gene encoding cytochrome c oxidase subunit I, translating to MDHLDADAAESHPAPHGFWTTYVWSQDHKVIAIQYAITAIAVGLVGLVLSHLMRAQLGFPGKLDFITPERYYQFVTLHGMIMVVYLLTALFLGGFGNYLIPLMVGARDMVFPYLNMLSFWVYLLSVIVLMASFFVPGGPTGAGWTLYPPQAILPGTPGSDAGIVLMLVSLLIFIVAATMGGLNYVTTVLQARCEGMTLLRMPLTVWGIFVATILALLAFPALFVSGVMMLLDKTLGTSFFMPALISMGAPSATQGGSPLLFQHLFWFFGHPEVYIVALPAFGIVSDLISVHARKAIFGYRTMVWAIVAIGGLSFVVWAHHMFVSGMNPYFGFFFATSTLIIAVPTAIKVYNWVLTIWRGDIHLTVPMLFALAFVCTFTVGGLTGLFLGNVSVDIPLSGTYFVVAHFHMVMGVAPILVVFGGIYHWYPKITGRLLDDRLGKLHFWITFLGTYAIYFPMHYLGVLGMPRRYYNFDAYQFIPASAHALNVFISVLAFVVGAAQLLFLFNLAWSARRGRPAGPNPWRAASLEWQTPQTPPGHGNWGAQLPVASRWAYAYSVPGAHDDYIAQNAVRGAGGIEPDPPRTGGKSP from the coding sequence ATGGATCATCTGGATGCGGATGCCGCCGAGTCGCACCCGGCCCCTCACGGTTTCTGGACCACCTACGTCTGGAGCCAGGACCACAAGGTGATCGCGATCCAGTACGCGATCACCGCCATCGCGGTCGGCCTGGTCGGCCTGGTGCTGTCGCACCTGATGCGCGCGCAGCTCGGTTTCCCCGGAAAGCTCGACTTCATCACGCCCGAGCGCTACTACCAGTTCGTCACCCTGCACGGGATGATCATGGTGGTCTACCTGCTGACCGCGCTGTTCCTGGGCGGCTTCGGCAACTACCTGATCCCCTTGATGGTGGGCGCGCGCGACATGGTGTTTCCCTACCTCAACATGCTGAGCTTCTGGGTCTACCTGCTGTCGGTGATCGTGCTGATGGCCAGCTTCTTCGTGCCCGGCGGGCCGACCGGCGCGGGCTGGACGCTCTACCCGCCGCAGGCCATCCTGCCCGGCACACCCGGCAGCGACGCCGGCATCGTGCTGATGCTGGTGTCGCTGCTGATCTTCATCGTCGCGGCCACGATGGGCGGGCTCAACTACGTCACCACCGTGCTGCAGGCGCGCTGCGAGGGCATGACGCTGCTGCGCATGCCGCTGACGGTGTGGGGCATCTTCGTGGCCACCATCCTGGCGCTGCTGGCGTTTCCGGCGCTGTTCGTCAGCGGCGTGATGATGCTGCTCGACAAGACGCTGGGCACCAGCTTCTTCATGCCCGCGCTGATCTCGATGGGCGCGCCCAGCGCCACCCAGGGCGGCAGCCCGCTGCTGTTCCAGCACCTGTTCTGGTTCTTCGGCCACCCCGAGGTCTACATCGTCGCGCTGCCGGCCTTCGGCATCGTCTCCGACCTGATCAGCGTGCATGCGCGCAAGGCGATCTTCGGCTACCGCACGATGGTGTGGGCGATCGTCGCGATCGGCGGCCTGAGCTTCGTGGTCTGGGCCCACCACATGTTCGTCAGCGGCATGAACCCGTACTTCGGCTTCTTCTTCGCCACCAGCACGCTGATCATCGCCGTGCCCACCGCGATCAAGGTCTACAACTGGGTGCTCACCATCTGGCGCGGCGACATCCACCTCACGGTGCCGATGCTGTTCGCGCTGGCCTTCGTCTGCACCTTCACGGTGGGCGGGCTGACGGGGCTGTTTCTGGGCAACGTCAGCGTCGACATCCCGCTGTCGGGCACCTACTTCGTGGTCGCGCACTTCCACATGGTGATGGGCGTGGCGCCGATCCTGGTGGTGTTCGGCGGCATCTACCACTGGTACCCGAAGATCACCGGCCGCCTGCTCGACGACCGGCTGGGCAAGCTGCATTTCTGGATCACCTTTCTCGGCACCTACGCGATCTATTTCCCGATGCACTACCTCGGCGTGCTCGGCATGCCGCGGCGCTACTACAACTTCGACGCCTACCAGTTCATCCCGGCCTCGGCGCATGCGCTCAACGTCTTCATCAGCGTGCTGGCCTTCGTGGTGGGCGCGGCGCAGCTGCTGTTCCTGTTCAACCTGGCCTGGAGCGCACGGCGTGGACGGCCGGCCGGGCCGAACCCATGGCGTGCTGCCTCGCTCGAATGGCAGACGCCGCAGACCCCGCCCGGCCACGGCAACTGGGGCGCGCAGCTGCCGGTCGCCAGCCGCTGGGCCTACGCCTACAGCGTGCCGGGCGCGCACGACGACTACATCGCCCAGAACGCGGTGCGCGGCGCGGGCGGCATCGAACCCGATCCACCCCGCACGGGAGGGAAATCGCCATGA
- a CDS encoding aminoacyl-tRNA deacylase, whose protein sequence is MSIPARLSSYLEQRGLHYEVCTHPHSHNSAQTARNAHVMRQQLAKSVLLEDDEGPLVAVVPADQMVLVGVVARMLGRKQLHLSDEAAMMRLFDGCERGALPPVGMAWGVETVVDETLESMDAVYLEVGDHEHLLRMPHDDFHRLMSSARHGHIGKLPMH, encoded by the coding sequence ATGTCGATCCCTGCACGTCTGTCGAGTTATCTCGAGCAACGCGGCCTGCATTACGAGGTCTGCACCCACCCCCACAGCCACAACAGCGCGCAGACCGCGCGCAACGCCCACGTGATGCGCCAGCAGCTCGCCAAATCGGTGCTGCTCGAAGACGACGAAGGCCCGCTGGTGGCGGTGGTGCCGGCCGACCAGATGGTGCTGGTGGGCGTGGTCGCGCGCATGCTCGGGCGCAAGCAGCTGCACCTGTCCGACGAGGCCGCGATGATGCGGCTGTTCGACGGCTGCGAGCGCGGCGCTCTGCCGCCGGTGGGCATGGCCTGGGGCGTCGAGACCGTCGTCGACGAGACGCTCGAATCGATGGATGCGGTCTACCTCGAGGTCGGCGACCACGAGCACCTGCTGCGCATGCCGCACGACGACTTCCATCGCCTGATGAGCAGCGCGCGCCACGGCCACATCGGCAAGCTGCCGATGCACTGA
- a CDS encoding DUF2189 domain-containing protein — MEHIVDRSGRMQAAPQVRSIHAARPLVWLSRGWADMSVAWQASLGHGALVAGFGLALLLAAAGATYLVPTLIGGFLLVAPFVAIVHYGLSRQIEAGETPDSTAAWAAVRHNPGSIGLYGLMLALALISWERVAAIVFALFVGADVPDLRNLAADVLFSGRHLGLLAAFLGAGAVMAAVVFALSVVTVPLLLERDVDLITAAVTSVQCCLRNPLPMLCWAVLIGCLTAWGFAMAMVGLVVIFPLLGHASWHAYRDLIE; from the coding sequence ATGGAACACATCGTCGATCGTTCCGGCCGCATGCAGGCCGCGCCGCAGGTGCGCAGCATCCACGCGGCGCGTCCGCTGGTCTGGCTCAGCCGCGGCTGGGCCGACATGTCCGTCGCCTGGCAGGCCAGCCTCGGCCACGGCGCGCTGGTGGCCGGCTTCGGCCTGGCGCTGCTGCTGGCGGCCGCCGGGGCCACCTACCTGGTGCCGACGCTGATCGGCGGCTTCCTGCTGGTGGCGCCGTTCGTGGCCATCGTGCACTACGGCCTGTCGCGCCAGATCGAGGCCGGCGAGACCCCCGACAGCACCGCCGCCTGGGCCGCCGTGCGCCACAACCCGGGCTCGATCGGGCTCTACGGCCTGATGCTGGCGCTGGCGCTGATCAGCTGGGAGCGCGTGGCCGCGATCGTGTTCGCGCTGTTCGTGGGCGCGGACGTGCCCGACCTGCGCAACCTGGCGGCCGACGTGCTGTTCTCGGGCCGCCACCTCGGCCTGCTGGCGGCCTTCCTGGGCGCCGGTGCGGTGATGGCCGCGGTGGTGTTCGCGCTCAGCGTCGTCACCGTGCCGCTGCTGCTCGAGCGTGACGTCGACCTGATCACCGCCGCCGTCACCAGCGTGCAGTGCTGCCTGCGCAACCCGCTGCCGATGCTGTGCTGGGCGGTGCTGATCGGCTGCCTCACGGCCTGGGGCTTCGCGATGGCGATGGTCGGCCTGGTGGTGATCTTCCCGCTGCTCGGCCATGCCAGCTGGCATGCCTACCGCGACCTGATCGAGTGA